Proteins from a single region of Archangium lipolyticum:
- a CDS encoding ATPase domain-containing protein, with product MSGPGEQPTMDRLETGIPNLDAVFHGGLPKGVMTVVAGAPGSGKTILTQQMCFHHAAQGGRVLYFNTLSEPTAKTLLYLRPFSFFKPELLEERIRFVDLGVILRTKGLELTANLVMENLKQFKPSMVVIDSYKVFDDLARSAEELRKFTYELTVRLMAWECTTFLLGEYNPEHLEHPAFSAIDGIITLKQRELSGEQQRLLRVVKLRGTGHSRDEHPFIITAAGAEVYAPGITLRRKRQTGQRPGHIDRLKTGVSKLDELLGEGIPHGSSLIVSGVAGAGKTILGLEFLYRGARDQGQKGIYFSFEETEERLLATARGMGWELEREIDRGMLRIVFIPQPDILVDRHLLEMQHHVEFFGARRVVLDSMSVFLHKIDDKRIVRDKVFWLANIVQNQEAVGFFLNDIPSGSSQHTRFGVEETVMDGLILLTWEQEGFERRRYIEVNKLRNTGHAKGRHAMAIGRGGISVFPRIDEGLPRVEPVPPSLHRGRLSSGVPQLDALVGGGLLAGSVTLVSGSPGTGKSTLGMQFVLEAVRTGERSLYISLEEGPAQLLQSAEALGLPLRQAFEAGSVEILFLPREHLHAARFLSVVEDKVATLRPARVVLDSASDIEVRGLVSEELRLLLYGLVIRLRGMGVTSLFTLEARSLFVSDIISERGLSPLADNILMLRYAREEGQLIPSLTVVKTRGSSHDRATHRFSIGEGGLLLPGGQPEAPSPPSRKQPSKGLAKKRRPVSKRGRRK from the coding sequence ATGAGCGGTCCAGGTGAACAGCCGACGATGGACCGGCTGGAGACGGGCATCCCCAACCTGGATGCCGTCTTCCACGGGGGCCTGCCCAAGGGGGTGATGACGGTCGTCGCCGGTGCTCCGGGCTCGGGCAAGACCATCCTCACCCAGCAGATGTGCTTCCATCACGCCGCCCAGGGCGGCCGGGTCCTCTACTTCAACACCCTCTCCGAGCCGACCGCCAAGACGCTGCTCTACCTGCGGCCCTTCTCCTTCTTCAAGCCCGAGCTGCTCGAGGAGCGCATCCGCTTCGTCGACCTCGGTGTCATCCTCCGGACCAAGGGCCTGGAGCTGACGGCCAACCTGGTGATGGAGAACCTCAAGCAGTTCAAGCCCTCGATGGTGGTCATCGACAGCTACAAGGTCTTCGACGACCTGGCCAGGTCCGCCGAGGAGCTGCGCAAGTTCACCTACGAGCTCACCGTCCGGCTGATGGCCTGGGAGTGCACCACCTTCCTGCTCGGAGAGTACAACCCCGAGCACCTCGAGCACCCGGCCTTCTCCGCCATCGATGGCATCATCACCCTCAAGCAGCGCGAGCTGTCCGGGGAGCAGCAGCGGCTCCTGCGGGTCGTCAAGCTGCGCGGCACCGGGCACAGCCGCGACGAGCATCCGTTCATCATCACCGCGGCCGGCGCCGAGGTCTATGCGCCGGGCATCACCCTGCGGCGCAAGCGCCAGACCGGGCAGCGGCCGGGGCACATCGACCGCCTGAAGACGGGGGTCTCCAAGCTCGATGAGCTCCTCGGCGAGGGCATCCCCCACGGCTCGAGCCTCATCGTCTCGGGCGTGGCGGGCGCCGGCAAGACGATCCTGGGGCTGGAGTTCCTCTACCGGGGTGCCCGGGACCAGGGCCAGAAGGGCATCTACTTCTCCTTCGAGGAGACCGAGGAGCGCCTGCTCGCCACCGCCCGGGGGATGGGTTGGGAGCTGGAACGGGAGATCGACCGGGGGATGCTCCGGATCGTCTTCATCCCCCAGCCGGACATCCTGGTGGACCGGCACCTGCTGGAGATGCAGCACCACGTCGAGTTCTTCGGGGCCCGGCGCGTGGTGCTCGACTCGATGTCGGTCTTCCTCCACAAGATCGACGACAAGCGCATCGTCCGCGACAAGGTGTTCTGGCTGGCCAACATCGTGCAGAACCAGGAGGCGGTGGGCTTCTTCCTCAACGACATCCCCTCCGGTTCGTCGCAGCACACCCGTTTCGGTGTGGAGGAGACGGTGATGGACGGGCTCATCCTCCTCACGTGGGAGCAGGAGGGCTTCGAGCGCCGCCGCTACATCGAGGTGAACAAGCTGCGCAACACCGGGCATGCCAAGGGCCGGCACGCGATGGCCATTGGCCGCGGGGGCATCAGCGTCTTCCCGCGCATCGACGAGGGGCTGCCCCGCGTGGAGCCCGTCCCGCCCTCGCTCCACCGGGGGCGGCTCTCCTCCGGCGTGCCGCAGCTCGATGCGCTGGTGGGCGGCGGGCTGCTGGCGGGCAGCGTGACGCTGGTGTCGGGCAGCCCCGGGACGGGCAAGAGCACCCTGGGCATGCAGTTCGTGCTCGAGGCGGTGCGCACCGGGGAGCGCTCGCTCTACATCAGCCTGGAGGAAGGCCCCGCCCAGCTCCTCCAGTCCGCCGAGGCGCTGGGGCTGCCGCTGCGGCAGGCGTTCGAGGCCGGAAGCGTGGAGATCCTCTTCCTGCCGCGCGAGCACCTGCACGCGGCGCGCTTCCTCAGCGTGGTGGAGGACAAGGTCGCCACCCTCCGGCCCGCCCGGGTGGTACTCGACAGCGCCAGCGACATCGAGGTCCGGGGCCTGGTGTCCGAGGAGCTGCGGCTGCTGCTCTACGGCCTGGTCATCCGCCTGCGCGGCATGGGGGTGACGAGCCTCTTCACCCTCGAGGCGCGCTCGCTCTTCGTCTCCGACATCATCAGCGAGCGCGGCCTGTCTCCGCTCGCCGACAACATCCTCATGCTCCGCTACGCCCGGGAGGAGGGCCAGCTCATCCCGAGCCTGACGGTGGTGAAGACCCGCGGCAGCAGCCATGATCGGGCGACCCATCGCTTCAGCATCGGGGAGGGAGGGCTGCTGCTGCCGGGTGGCCAGCCAGAAGCCCCGTCTCCACCTTCCAGGAAGCAACCCTCGAAGGGGTTGGCGAAGAAGCGCCGCCCGGTGTCCAAGCGGGGGCGTCGGAAGTAG
- a CDS encoding sensor histidine kinase, with protein sequence MEDGSPSNIEVPRGSPPRVFRELEHAWRHLDYLYEISKRLTGFEGMERTLPEVMVLASQALPLRIAVLLVGMDPSGEPVPGRPHLTVWHAGEVTDTQLVLAADRAAATYAWLMGVKEVEPQGEAVARLEEGGTWVLPRPPTRAEPAFITLPLVAKGSVFGSLQVEAAEVLSEEGLAFLDAVTNQLAVALDRHHALQREMHLRQRAEVLERVQREFLLRERQAYLEVEASHRRQSFLAEASAVLAGSLDYRSSLSGIARLLVPAWADCCAIDLLPSGLGGAERIAMMAAEPPGQPPGSESFVARVLASHPWVAFPASPEGLPEGLGRVEQAEWAGLPSNIRLPIRVRGRTVGTLCLIAAQPGRYGPADLALFEALAQRIATAVDTALLYQQAEEAVRWREELLAVVSHDIKTPLLVVRMNAEMLLRAARPPGEERRHHGRRHLESILLATGQMRELIGGILDRARLQGIPMPLAPQPWTVDELFREALAVLRPLALEKSQELVVEVCPGLPRVLADRERVLQVLSNLVGNAIKFTARGGTLTLRARKVDGMVRISVKDNGPGISSEDLPHLFERFWRASGVSERGTGLGLSIVKSIVEAHGGTLWVESQVGVGSTFFFTLPAAGP encoded by the coding sequence GTGGAGGATGGGAGCCCGTCGAACATCGAGGTGCCGCGGGGGAGCCCGCCCCGGGTCTTCCGCGAGCTGGAGCATGCCTGGCGTCACCTCGACTACCTGTATGAGATCAGCAAGCGGCTCACCGGCTTCGAGGGGATGGAGCGGACCCTCCCCGAGGTGATGGTGCTCGCCTCCCAGGCGCTGCCCCTGCGCATCGCCGTCCTGCTCGTGGGGATGGACCCGAGCGGCGAGCCCGTGCCGGGCCGCCCGCACCTGACCGTCTGGCATGCCGGGGAGGTGACGGACACGCAGCTCGTCCTGGCCGCCGACCGGGCGGCTGCTACGTATGCCTGGTTGATGGGGGTGAAGGAGGTGGAGCCCCAGGGCGAGGCGGTTGCCAGGTTGGAAGAGGGGGGGACGTGGGTCCTTCCGCGGCCTCCCACGCGTGCCGAGCCGGCCTTCATCACCCTGCCCCTGGTGGCCAAGGGGAGCGTCTTCGGCTCGCTCCAGGTGGAGGCGGCCGAGGTGTTGTCCGAGGAGGGGCTCGCCTTCCTCGACGCGGTGACGAACCAGCTCGCGGTGGCCCTGGACCGGCACCATGCCCTGCAGCGCGAGATGCACCTGCGCCAGCGCGCGGAGGTGCTCGAGCGTGTCCAGCGCGAGTTCCTGCTGCGCGAGCGTCAGGCCTACCTGGAAGTCGAGGCGTCCCACCGGCGCCAGTCCTTCCTGGCCGAGGCGAGCGCCGTGCTCGCCGGTTCGCTGGACTACCGTTCCTCGCTGTCCGGCATCGCGCGCCTGCTGGTGCCCGCCTGGGCCGACTGCTGCGCCATTGATCTCCTCCCGTCGGGCCTGGGTGGTGCCGAGCGCATCGCCATGATGGCCGCCGAGCCCCCGGGCCAACCTCCCGGGAGCGAGTCCTTCGTCGCCCGGGTCCTCGCGTCCCATCCCTGGGTCGCTTTCCCGGCGAGTCCCGAGGGCCTACCGGAGGGGCTCGGCCGGGTGGAGCAGGCGGAGTGGGCCGGTCTCCCCTCCAACATCCGCCTGCCCATCCGTGTGCGCGGCCGCACGGTGGGGACGTTGTGCCTCATCGCCGCCCAACCGGGGCGCTATGGCCCGGCCGACCTCGCCCTCTTCGAGGCGCTCGCCCAGCGCATCGCGACGGCGGTGGACACCGCGCTGCTCTACCAGCAGGCCGAGGAGGCGGTGCGCTGGCGCGAGGAGCTGCTCGCGGTCGTCTCCCACGACATCAAGACGCCGCTGCTCGTGGTGCGGATGAACGCGGAGATGCTCCTCAGGGCCGCGCGGCCCCCCGGCGAGGAGCGCCGCCATCATGGCCGCCGCCACCTGGAGAGCATCCTCCTGGCGACGGGGCAGATGCGCGAGCTCATCGGGGGTATCCTGGACCGGGCGCGCCTGCAGGGAATTCCCATGCCGCTGGCGCCCCAGCCGTGGACGGTGGACGAGCTCTTCCGCGAAGCGCTCGCGGTGCTCCGGCCGCTCGCCCTGGAGAAGTCCCAGGAATTGGTGGTGGAGGTGTGCCCGGGGCTGCCGCGCGTGCTGGCCGACCGGGAGCGCGTCCTCCAGGTGCTCTCCAACCTGGTGGGCAACGCCATCAAGTTCACCGCCCGGGGCGGCACCCTCACCCTGCGGGCCCGGAAGGTGGATGGGATGGTGCGCATCTCGGTGAAGGACAACGGGCCAGGCATCTCGTCCGAGGACCTGCCGCACCTCTTCGAGCGCTTCTGGCGGGCGTCCGGGGTGAGCGAGCGGGGGACGGGGCTCGGGCTGAGCATCGTCAAGAGCATCGTGGAGGCGCATGGAGGCACCCTCTGGGTGGAATCCCAGGTGGGGGTCGGCAGCACCTTCTTCTTCACCCTGCCAGCGGCCGGGCCCTGA
- a CDS encoding sensor histidine kinase encodes MPKVADFIEQNREWIVERFAEEAGKLESARGVKPYELIDTLHEYLGTLVAISRQGHRGDKARTKQRLEESHLSLRLRLGYNQEEVTNEYVMLGRIISSLWEHLPIEQRPSPEDTALFFEDLQGAMDNTIAIFSGYSLEDRQREKRALRRLDALGPEVLKRDEPGALRQALVPLLEVIQEALAADGTELLLVDSSRKWLEPAAVSGACPPFPPGYRAPLDGASFVARVAGSEEPVHLPDAATSSLEVREEVRGSGLRSLLGLRLWPHGEVMGVLWVGVRQMRSFEPQARRYMETLVEYLSGILDRALLFEALREANRRLRQERELLSAVLERMPAAVFIAEAPSGRLVFGNQQVAKVLGHSFHASSDVSGYAQYQAVHPDGRPYAPDEYPLARAIQKGESVERAEVRYRRGDGTLGFFNVSAVPIRDAEGRIISGVATIADLTEQKRAEEDMRRTAEFAEQLMGIVSHDLRNPLNAIGLSVAALLRHENLDERQAKGLARITASAERANRMIRDLLDFTRARLGGGIPIERAPFDFHLVVQQAVEEVRLAHPEREISLARGGPGETEGDGDRLAQVVTNLVVNALTYSPVGTPVRVETRGEEDGVVLRINNQGEPIPQELIPRLFEPMTRGGHRRDAASRSIGLGLYIVDNIVRAHCGTIEVRSTAEEGTTFTVRLPRRC; translated from the coding sequence ATGCCCAAGGTGGCTGATTTCATCGAGCAGAACCGTGAGTGGATCGTCGAGCGCTTCGCCGAGGAGGCCGGCAAGCTGGAGTCCGCCCGGGGCGTCAAACCCTACGAGCTCATCGACACCCTGCACGAGTACCTCGGGACGCTGGTGGCCATCTCCCGCCAGGGCCACCGGGGAGACAAGGCCAGGACGAAGCAGCGGCTGGAGGAGTCGCACCTGAGCCTGCGGTTGCGGCTGGGTTACAACCAGGAGGAGGTGACGAACGAGTACGTCATGCTCGGGCGCATCATCTCCTCGCTGTGGGAGCACCTTCCGATCGAGCAGCGCCCGTCACCCGAGGACACGGCCCTCTTCTTCGAGGATCTCCAGGGCGCGATGGACAACACCATCGCCATCTTCAGCGGCTACTCCTTGGAGGACCGGCAGCGCGAGAAGCGCGCGTTGCGCCGGCTGGACGCGCTCGGGCCAGAGGTGCTCAAGCGAGACGAGCCGGGGGCGCTGCGTCAGGCGTTGGTGCCCCTGCTGGAGGTCATCCAGGAGGCGCTGGCGGCGGACGGGACGGAGCTGCTGCTGGTGGATTCGAGCCGCAAGTGGCTGGAGCCCGCCGCCGTCTCGGGGGCCTGTCCTCCGTTCCCGCCGGGCTACCGGGCCCCGCTGGACGGCGCCTCCTTCGTGGCCCGGGTGGCCGGGTCCGAGGAACCCGTGCACCTGCCGGACGCGGCCACCTCCTCGCTGGAGGTGCGCGAGGAGGTGCGCGGCAGCGGCCTGCGCTCGCTGTTGGGCCTTCGCTTGTGGCCGCACGGCGAGGTGATGGGGGTGCTCTGGGTGGGGGTGCGGCAGATGCGTTCCTTCGAGCCCCAGGCCCGGCGCTACATGGAGACGCTGGTGGAGTACCTCTCCGGCATCCTCGACCGGGCCCTGCTCTTCGAGGCGCTGCGCGAGGCCAACCGGCGGCTGCGCCAGGAGCGGGAGCTGCTGTCCGCCGTGCTGGAGCGGATGCCGGCGGCTGTCTTCATCGCGGAGGCGCCGAGCGGCAGGCTCGTCTTCGGCAACCAGCAGGTGGCGAAGGTGCTCGGTCACTCCTTCCATGCCTCGTCCGACGTGAGCGGGTACGCTCAGTACCAGGCCGTCCACCCGGATGGTCGGCCGTATGCCCCGGACGAGTACCCCCTGGCACGCGCCATCCAGAAGGGGGAATCCGTCGAGCGCGCGGAGGTGCGTTACCGGCGCGGAGACGGGACCCTGGGTTTCTTCAACGTCTCCGCCGTGCCCATCCGCGACGCCGAGGGGCGCATCATCTCGGGCGTGGCGACGATCGCCGATCTGACGGAGCAGAAGCGCGCCGAGGAGGACATGCGCCGGACGGCGGAGTTCGCCGAGCAGCTCATGGGCATCGTCTCCCATGATCTGCGCAACCCCCTCAACGCCATCGGCCTGTCCGTCGCGGCGCTGCTGCGCCATGAGAACCTGGACGAGCGCCAGGCCAAGGGCCTCGCGCGCATCACGGCCTCGGCGGAGCGGGCGAACCGGATGATCCGGGATCTGCTCGACTTCACCCGCGCCCGGCTCGGTGGCGGCATCCCCATCGAGCGCGCACCGTTCGATTTCCATCTCGTCGTCCAGCAGGCCGTGGAGGAGGTCCGCCTCGCGCACCCCGAGCGGGAAATATCACTGGCGCGCGGTGGGCCGGGCGAGACCGAGGGGGATGGAGACCGGCTGGCCCAGGTGGTCACCAACCTCGTGGTGAACGCGCTCACCTACAGTCCCGTGGGGACGCCTGTCCGGGTGGAGACGCGCGGTGAGGAGGATGGCGTCGTCCTGCGCATCAACAACCAGGGCGAGCCCATTCCGCAGGAGCTGATTCCGCGTCTCTTCGAGCCGATGACCCGCGGGGGACATCGCCGGGACGCGGCGAGCCGCAGCATCGGCCTGGGGCTCTACATCGTGGACAACATCGTCCGGGCGCACTGCGGCACCATCGAGGTGCGCTCCACGGCAGAGGAGGGCACGACGTTCACCGTGCGGCTCCCCCGCAGGTGCTGA
- a CDS encoding CBM96 family carbohydrate-binding protein: MKRERPWGRKFAGGCAALMLLTHCGGMEAEEPSTGEPVPQSPSVLKQELATTLVFPASADARVDVTAPSANFGSDTKLVADFSPRQESVLRFNVNALPGAVMRATLRVYASDGSSDGPRVFSTQGDWAESGVTWYTRPWTIGDPLDDKGAITGGGWVEFDVTSAVRGAGEHNFLVEGNSNDGLDFHSREHGRTDLRPQLVITVSTGSECMPRTTTQFVDIEPYTDAYASQSEPTRTFGAEPVLRVDGSPRLESFLQFYVTIAQGWHLRGAKLRLYATDPTPDGPLLYRTTEDVSSAGPLWDKRPTPLGAPVGNLGAIEAGTWVEYDVAGTVTGADTYSFGLIPESTNGVDFVSRDSLTSELRPRLRLTLESDPYCTYRGTGGGLTGWTRRLGGAGPERIQALASDATGGFVSAGHFGEAPFPTGTGFALARYGADGTFVWSRQVTTGDVRVRALTVTSEGNILVVGSYGGSPDLGTGPLPAAPASYENRYFNAFFVAKFSPTGQPVWSHGFPATYDYGDDLDPMPVYVQAVATDAQGSLIVGGGFHGNLDLGGGTLFAGTSSIEFTGGDAVPGGFLAKFSWDGQHVWSKVFPTAPSIDATSVRAVAADAAGNVLVGVEASRGDYLYYPANPPHPFIAKYDASGNELWRRVFTGTKGSILDVSPVGTDGVAFVAELVLTFTFAGNTYIAGGGEPELPNGSDRSVYLGTLSGSGQDGWIRMLSRGTRSGANFQELVTGNDGTFSLTGFGDIMDLGGGFLGNPRPNGFGKYSPFVARYSASGDYLWARTFDNNLEGEVFWPETRLHVAPQPGGSLVLGSDFESPVLLDGRTHTSRGSADLLYFQLKP; this comes from the coding sequence ATGAAGCGTGAGCGGCCGTGGGGAAGAAAATTCGCGGGAGGGTGCGCGGCGCTGATGCTGCTGACCCACTGCGGAGGCATGGAAGCGGAGGAACCGAGCACCGGAGAGCCCGTACCCCAGTCTCCCTCCGTCCTGAAACAGGAGCTGGCCACGACACTCGTCTTCCCCGCGAGCGCCGATGCGCGCGTGGATGTGACGGCCCCCTCGGCGAACTTCGGGAGCGACACGAAGCTGGTGGCGGACTTCTCACCCAGGCAGGAGAGCGTCCTGCGCTTCAACGTCAACGCGCTGCCGGGCGCGGTGATGCGCGCGACGCTGCGGGTGTACGCCAGCGATGGCAGCTCGGACGGGCCGCGCGTGTTCAGCACCCAGGGCGACTGGGCGGAGAGCGGCGTCACCTGGTACACCCGCCCCTGGACGATCGGCGATCCCCTGGATGACAAGGGCGCCATCACGGGCGGCGGCTGGGTGGAGTTCGACGTGACGAGCGCGGTGCGCGGCGCCGGCGAACACAACTTCCTGGTGGAGGGCAACTCGAACGACGGGTTGGACTTCCACTCCCGCGAGCACGGCAGGACGGACCTGCGGCCCCAGCTCGTCATCACCGTGAGCACGGGGTCCGAGTGCATGCCGCGCACGACCACCCAGTTCGTCGACATCGAGCCGTACACCGACGCGTATGCCTCCCAGAGCGAGCCCACGCGCACGTTCGGCGCCGAGCCGGTGCTGCGGGTGGACGGCTCGCCCCGGCTGGAGAGCTTCCTTCAGTTCTACGTCACCATCGCCCAGGGCTGGCACCTGCGGGGCGCGAAGCTGCGGCTGTACGCCACGGACCCGACTCCGGACGGACCGCTGCTCTACCGCACCACCGAGGATGTGTCCTCCGCTGGCCCCCTCTGGGACAAGCGGCCCACCCCGCTGGGCGCTCCGGTGGGCAACCTCGGCGCCATCGAAGCCGGCACCTGGGTGGAGTACGACGTGGCGGGCACGGTGACGGGGGCCGATACCTACAGCTTCGGCCTCATTCCCGAGTCCACCAACGGGGTGGACTTCGTCTCGCGGGACTCGCTCACGAGCGAGCTGCGCCCGAGGCTGCGCCTCACCCTGGAGTCCGATCCCTACTGCACCTACCGGGGCACGGGCGGAGGCCTCACCGGGTGGACGCGGCGGCTCGGAGGCGCGGGCCCCGAGCGAATCCAGGCCCTGGCCAGCGACGCCACGGGAGGCTTCGTGTCCGCCGGCCACTTCGGCGAGGCGCCCTTCCCCACCGGCACCGGCTTCGCCCTGGCGCGCTACGGCGCGGACGGCACGTTCGTGTGGAGCCGCCAGGTGACGACGGGTGACGTGCGGGTGCGCGCGCTCACCGTGACGTCCGAGGGCAACATCCTCGTGGTGGGCAGCTACGGCGGCTCGCCGGACCTGGGCACGGGCCCGCTGCCCGCGGCGCCCGCGAGCTACGAGAACCGCTACTTCAACGCGTTCTTCGTGGCGAAGTTCTCGCCCACCGGCCAGCCCGTCTGGTCCCACGGCTTCCCGGCCACCTATGACTATGGGGACGACCTCGACCCCATGCCCGTCTACGTGCAGGCGGTGGCCACGGATGCCCAGGGCAGCCTCATCGTCGGTGGCGGCTTCCACGGCAACCTGGACCTCGGCGGGGGGACGCTCTTCGCGGGCACCTCGAGCATCGAATTCACCGGAGGCGACGCGGTGCCCGGTGGCTTCCTCGCGAAGTTCTCCTGGGACGGCCAGCACGTCTGGTCCAAGGTCTTCCCCACGGCCCCATCCATCGACGCGACCTCGGTCCGCGCGGTGGCCGCGGACGCCGCGGGCAACGTGCTCGTCGGCGTGGAGGCGAGCCGCGGCGACTACCTCTATTACCCGGCGAACCCTCCGCATCCGTTCATCGCGAAGTACGATGCCTCCGGCAATGAGCTGTGGCGGCGGGTCTTCACCGGCACCAAGGGCTCCATCCTGGACGTGAGCCCGGTGGGCACCGACGGGGTGGCCTTCGTGGCCGAGCTCGTGCTCACCTTCACCTTCGCCGGCAACACGTACATCGCGGGCGGAGGCGAGCCGGAGCTGCCCAATGGCAGTGACCGGAGCGTCTATCTCGGCACGTTGAGCGGCTCGGGACAGGACGGGTGGATCCGCATGCTGTCCCGCGGCACCCGCTCGGGCGCCAACTTCCAGGAGCTGGTCACGGGGAACGACGGCACGTTCTCCCTCACCGGCTTCGGAGACATCATGGACCTGGGCGGTGGCTTCCTGGGCAACCCGCGCCCCAATGGCTTCGGCAAGTACTCGCCCTTCGTGGCGCGCTACTCGGCCTCGGGTGACTACCTGTGGGCGCGCACCTTCGACAACAACCTCGAGGGCGAGGTGTTCTGGCCCGAGACCCGGCTCCACGTGGCGCCGCAGCCGGGAGGCAGCCTGGTGCTGGGCAGTGACTTCGAGTCCCCCGTCCTGCTCGACGGGCGCACCCATACGTCACGAGGCTCCGCCGACCTGCTCTACTTCCAGCTGAAGCCGTAG
- a CDS encoding M20 family metallopeptidase: MSISPRLNSTTATASSERIWEEEILPKLHEYIRIPNKSPAFEADWAAKGHMEKAVKLIAGWCESQAKHIPGLKVEVVRLKNEKGEDRTPVIYMEIPGTGDDTVVLYGHLDKQPEMTGWRTGLSPWEPVREGDKLFGRGGADDGYSAFASLAAIRLLREQGVSHARCVVLIEACEESGSYDLPAYIEHLAPRIGKASLVVCLDSGCANYEQLWMTTSLRGLVSGNLRVDILSEGVHSGDASGIVPSSFRILRQILSRVEDEQTGRIRVDGLHVHIPHARREQAAAVAEVLGEEVYSKFPWVPGAHPVTTDRAEQILNRTWRPALSVTGVEGMPTLSSAGNVLRPFTSVKLSMRIPPRLDPKAATQALKLALEAAPPYGAKVTFEGEKASAGWDAPPLEKWLETATHEASRAFFGKPFMAMGEGGTIPFMEMLGRRFPEAQFLITGVLGPNSNAHGPNEFLHIPTGKKLTCCVASVISAHFNR, encoded by the coding sequence ATGAGCATCAGCCCCCGGCTGAATTCCACCACCGCCACCGCCTCGTCCGAGCGTATCTGGGAGGAGGAGATCCTCCCCAAGCTTCACGAGTACATCCGCATCCCCAACAAGTCGCCCGCCTTCGAGGCGGACTGGGCGGCCAAGGGCCACATGGAGAAGGCGGTGAAGCTCATCGCCGGCTGGTGCGAGTCCCAGGCGAAGCACATCCCCGGTCTGAAGGTCGAGGTGGTGCGCCTCAAGAACGAGAAGGGCGAGGACCGCACCCCCGTCATCTACATGGAGATTCCGGGGACGGGTGACGACACCGTCGTCCTCTACGGCCACCTGGACAAGCAGCCGGAGATGACCGGCTGGCGCACGGGCCTCTCTCCCTGGGAGCCGGTGCGCGAGGGCGACAAGCTCTTCGGCCGCGGTGGCGCCGATGACGGCTACTCCGCCTTCGCCTCGCTCGCCGCCATCCGCCTGCTGCGCGAGCAGGGCGTGTCCCACGCGCGCTGTGTGGTGCTCATCGAGGCCTGCGAGGAGAGCGGCAGCTACGACCTTCCCGCCTACATCGAGCACCTGGCGCCGCGCATCGGCAAGGCCTCGCTCGTGGTGTGTCTGGACTCCGGCTGCGCCAACTACGAGCAGCTGTGGATGACCACCTCGCTGCGCGGGCTCGTCTCCGGCAACCTGCGCGTGGACATCCTCTCCGAGGGCGTGCACTCCGGTGACGCCAGCGGCATCGTGCCCTCGTCCTTCCGCATCCTCCGGCAGATTCTGTCTCGCGTGGAGGACGAGCAGACCGGCCGCATCCGCGTCGACGGCCTGCACGTCCACATCCCCCACGCCCGCCGCGAGCAGGCCGCCGCCGTCGCCGAGGTGCTCGGCGAGGAGGTGTACTCGAAGTTCCCCTGGGTCCCCGGCGCCCACCCGGTGACCACCGACCGCGCCGAGCAGATCCTCAACCGCACCTGGCGCCCCGCGCTCTCCGTCACCGGCGTGGAGGGTATGCCCACCCTCAGCAGCGCCGGCAACGTGCTGCGCCCCTTCACCTCCGTGAAGCTCTCCATGCGGATTCCTCCCCGCCTGGATCCCAAGGCCGCCACCCAGGCCCTCAAGCTGGCCCTCGAGGCCGCTCCTCCCTACGGCGCCAAGGTCACCTTCGAGGGCGAGAAGGCCAGCGCCGGCTGGGACGCGCCTCCGCTCGAGAAGTGGCTGGAGACCGCCACCCACGAGGCCTCGCGCGCCTTCTTCGGCAAGCCCTTCATGGCCATGGGCGAGGGCGGCACCATCCCCTTCATGGAGATGCTCGGCCGCCGCTTCCCCGAGGCCCAGTTCCTCATCACCGGCGTGCTCGGCCCCAACAGCAACGCCCACGGGCCCAACGAGTTCCTCCACATCCCCACCGGCAAGAAGCTCACCTGCTGCGTGGCGAGCGTCATCTCCGCTCACTTCAACCGGTAG
- a CDS encoding DUF2058 family protein gives MQNLRDKLLKAGLVSEDQAKKAETAAPKAARPAPSQAPRREGPPPHREQDDRPPREQRGRDDRPPRREGRDGGRPQGGGRPQGGGRPPSGGRPQGGRPQGGRPGVEPAGGIVPKLPPLPGSKAAQRMESKKQVEQDRKLRELVLGAQVPVDVGATVFYFMTRKGKLRRLELTETQAKQLENGELGVVERPEPAQIEHSLVPAEVAEQMYAISKKAVRFLNRKELPIGFMSDDQVKEKQAAEARGEEPVAEEDDESTEAESTEAESTPEGTASPEGSTEPTQS, from the coding sequence ATGCAGAACCTGCGTGACAAGCTCTTGAAGGCCGGCCTGGTCTCCGAGGACCAGGCGAAGAAGGCGGAGACGGCAGCCCCGAAGGCCGCACGCCCCGCTCCCTCCCAGGCACCCAGGCGTGAGGGACCTCCGCCGCACCGTGAGCAGGACGATCGGCCGCCGCGAGAGCAGCGCGGGCGCGACGACCGTCCGCCGCGCCGCGAGGGCCGTGACGGAGGCCGTCCGCAGGGAGGTGGGCGTCCCCAGGGAGGCGGGCGGCCCCCGAGCGGTGGACGGCCCCAGGGAGGACGTCCGCAGGGCGGGCGGCCGGGCGTGGAGCCGGCTGGCGGCATCGTCCCCAAGCTGCCGCCACTGCCGGGCTCGAAGGCTGCCCAGCGGATGGAGTCGAAGAAGCAGGTGGAGCAGGACCGGAAGCTGCGCGAGCTGGTGCTGGGTGCGCAGGTGCCGGTGGACGTGGGCGCCACCGTCTTCTACTTCATGACGCGCAAGGGCAAGTTGCGGCGCCTGGAGCTGACGGAGACGCAGGCCAAGCAGCTGGAGAACGGCGAGCTGGGCGTGGTGGAGCGGCCGGAGCCGGCGCAGATCGAACACTCGCTGGTGCCCGCGGAGGTGGCCGAGCAGATGTACGCCATCTCCAAGAAGGCGGTGCGTTTCCTGAACCGGAAGGAGTTGCCCATCGGCTTCATGAGCGACGACCAGGTGAAGGAGAAGCAGGCGGCGGAGGCGCGAGGCGAGGAGCCGGTGGCGGAGGAGGACGACGAGTCCACCGAGGCCGAGTCCACCGAGGCCGAGTCCACCCCCGAGGGCACCGCGAGCCCCGAGGGCAGCACCGAGCCGACGCAGTCCTGA